Below is a window of Quercus robur chromosome 6, dhQueRobu3.1, whole genome shotgun sequence DNA.
tttttacttggggccttaggcggtcGCATTTCTTGCTCCACCATAGAGCCGGCCCTGTTTCTAACCAAAATGGAGTCGTATGTTatactttttcattttaacattttaatttattttttcttatacagttttttttttttggtttcccatcGTATTTTCTCAAAACTTTTAACCAGAAACTAATCACTGTTCACGATGGATGAGCTCATAATGGGGTAAATCGCTGGCTCAAGAAGTTTTTTCAAATTACTAGTGCCCAGACTTGAACTAGGGAGCTCCTAGTCAAACCCAAGATAGTTACTTTGAGATCAAGTGCCCAACCACTTGGCCAACCCCACAGGGTTTCTTATACAGTTTTTAAagcctcaaatttttttttttctaggtataATCATATTTCAACATTCTTTCAATAAGTAAACAATAGGCAGTGAGGGAAAAACTGcatctaaaatctaaatacaTCTAAAGAAATATTCAAATTGAGAGCTATCCAAAGTCAGATTAACTATGAGttatatttaaattcaagtgaCATAAACTGAATAATGTAACGTACATGACCTAGAGGCTAGAGCTTGAGTTTATCTAAACCTCGTATCTTTGTATGtcagaaaaaattatatacaacaAGATAAACACCTTATTGGaacaataacttttaaaaaaaaaatctttataaaataaccaacgtttaaaataataaacaaaaacaaaaatggaataAAGAATTTATATTCCTCAAAAAACTGTCGCACTACTaatactcaattttttttttttttttgagaatcactaATACCCAACTTAAAGTAACAAAAATGCATGGAGATAATGATTTTCTAACTAAGATTCCTTTCCGAAAAATCTCTAATAATTGACCACTTGGATTATATTTCTAAGGATggtttttcaattcaaaatgcTTGTGCAACATGTgcatatataaaagaaatgtaGGATCAGAGATGGAGCTAGAAATTTTCCCTTTGCGGAGGGAGGGAACTCTAgaatcaaaataatattgtatGACACAATATCAAAAAATGATATACACGCATACACATACACTCCTATGTAGttatgtatatatttgctattttgtttgaaaacgtgatcacaatttaaaaaaaaaaaaaaaaatttgtgagagaactaactaaaatttatagaaaaattctttgttcaataacttttttttttcgatgTTTAACttgataaatttatatgtatatatatagtgattttttcatataaaattgaATAAGTCACATATTATTAATTAAGTAGTTGAAATATTTGtaagttttatataaaaaattgaatttaaattgatCACTTatgttatatttgaattttttttttagttttatttatgtcTTAATTATGTGATAATTTTTGCTCTAATGAAACCTATAAACTTTTAAGCATTTGAAATTTTACTTCAaagaaataatttcatttatgaCTCACAATACTAACAAATTTGTGGAATACACTAGATACCTAGTGTAGGGTTAAGGGCCTAAATCATATACTGGGTCTTGGGTCTGAGTTGAGAACGTgaatggtccgaggaggaataaaTAGTTATGGGTGATTCCAGTTTAGAGTCTCATAAGTAAGGAAGGAGtggaaggtggtccgaggaggaatttctCCTCGGGTATGATAAATACAGctcaaatatgtattccaaCAATCAGAGTGACCTTCCAAGAAACTCCAGTGATAGGGACGTGCATCATGAACATATGAGAAGGAggggaacccaaaaatatctaaaaaaaagcTGATgtcaccacattgaatgcattgcagctacttttctggccgcatttatgtgaagaagactcctgaacagtattACCTtgactaccacaactcacagaaagccaaagagggtgttTAATGAGATAGGTACTTAAGTAAAgactcaaatgatcaacaagtgtatgATTAAGATGGTCCAAAGgaagctatataatgtaagagaccctctaTGAGGAAAGGAGGGGGGaatggagagagaaaaacacagtAACAATCAAAgttgtatttataatttgtttaattgatttatatgaaaacTTACCTCCTCAGACAGTGAATTCATTCAACTCTATGTTCCTTGTTCTTGCTTGATCATCCTCTAAATCCATACTAGCCATTGTAAAATTCATTAGGATCTAGTTTTTtgactcactctctacaaatttattgtactgggcttACTGGGCTAATATCTCATACATTTTAGGCTTGGGCTACAAAACGTGTCCTTACACCTAGCATATAAAATAATTGACCCACAAATAACAAAGCAATACACCAATTATGAATCATTATATTTTAAGAAACTATCACTCTAacgaaaatttcaaaaaacttgattttctttacaATTGACATCTTATGTAACCTTTTGCTCTTCCTTATTACAAATATCAAAAGACCAAGTACttgaaatatatgaaaataaaaaataaaaaatacttgtCTAAGCATATTGATACATGATTCAAAAAGTGCATTGTTGAAACTAGGTTGACAAAACTTAAAACTCATTAGACAGTATTTTATTACTCATACCATAtaggtattttattttagagtttgacaattaattttatttaatttggcCACATGCcttaaatataattgtattcACTAAAGAATAATCATGTATtattctcacaaaaataatgaatttgggtagggtttttaaattttttataccattTGTATACTTTATTAGTAATctcattgttatttttatttttatatgagaAACTATAATTTTGTAACTTATTTATTtccataaaagatgagttttttTAGGGGGccaattgatattttttaggagactaaactattaaaaatttaaattttaacaaaataacatataaaaaataaaaaatttggcgCCCGGGGGGGGGGGCGGATGCCCTTGGGTCCATTATTATGATTTGAGATTATATAAAATCTCACCAACAGATAAtgggaataaaataaaaactacgcCTAAGAGAAGAATACTATAGATTTATGTGGTTTAATAATAACCTACCTTTAttaataatgattaaaaaaaacctaagaaattagagaaattaccaccaaaaaaaaaaaacattattagaAAAATCAATCCTAAATTCACACAAAATCCTCTATGTGAATTTACAAACATTTTAGCTTAAAGATAACGAAAGAGGCCAAATATGAAATATGCATAACACTCCAAGTTGGCAAGAGTTATTATGGTACACGACTTAAACTTAGAAGGGATAGGATTCCAAAACATAGCCAACGTCAACATTTCTCATCAAAATAgagtctttttttaaaaaaaattttaattttagttaaaatttataaaGTCTCATTTCTTCCCCCCAAGTATAACCATTTTTTAACTAGCATTCAACAAGTAAACAATAAGCAAGGAGAGAAAAACTGTATCCAAAGTGAGGCTAAGTATGATTTATTTAAGCCACATGATCAACAGATTAATGTAATGCACATGATCTAGAGTCTAGAGCTTGAGTTTATCCAAACATCGAATCTTTGTATGCCAGAAAAAATCATATACAACAAGACAAATACCGTATTGGAACGctaacatttaaataaataacaaaatgtaCAGACTGAGATAAACACGCTTTTGAGCACATGTATGCATGATTGTATTCTCTATATAAGACTGGCCTGCTACACCTATTTTGCAAACATATTTCTATGACAATGGCTTCCAAACTCTCCCCATTGTGCAACACTTTTCTCCTATTCATGCTCTTCTCCTGCTCTCCATCTCTTGCTAGCTCCTCTACTTCCCCAAGTACCATTTGCAACTCCACACCCCACCCATCATTCTGCAAATCCAACTTACCACCACATGAGCTCAGCACCATTCATGACTATGGCTGGTACTTCCTGCACCAGTCCTTATCATCAGCAAAAGACTTTCTTTCGCTAGTCAAATCATACCCAATATTCCATTCCTCATATTCTAAACCAACCGTTCATGCCCTCAAAGATTGTCAACTTTTAGCTGACTTGAATGTGGATTTCTTGtcaaaaacttttcaaactaTTAGCTCCACAAAAAGTCTAAATAGCATGCAAACCAAGGATTTGCATACATTGCTTAGTGCCACTTTGACAAACCAAGAAACATGTTCTGATGGCCTGCAAGAGTTAACATCTGAGTTAGACTCTAGCCTTAAAAATGGTCTCTTGGGTCCTCTCTCTAATGGAACTAAGCTTCATAGCATATCACTTGCTCTTTTTAAGCATGGTTGGGTTCCAAAGATAAATCCAGAGAGTTTCCCATGGCCAACAGAAAAAAAGCACATAATGTTTCCCAATATGGAAAAGATAATGAAGGGTCTTTTGCCTTTAAAATTGTCCATATCTGGAAGAAGGTTGCTTCAAACAACTTTTGGCAATGTATTGGCGAGCCAAACGGTGTTTGTGAACCCAGATGGTAGTGGAGACTTCACCACTATCAATGATGCTGTGGCTGCTGCACCAGAAAAGACTGATATTAGTGATGGATACTTTGTCATTTACATTGCAGCTGGGGTTTATAATGAGTATGTTTCCGTCGACTCTAACAAGCACTATTTGATGATGATTGGGGAAGGTATTGGCCGGACTGTGATCACAGGCGATCACAATTATGTCGATGGTTCGAGTACATTCGATTCTGCAACATTTGGTAAGCTACAATATAGTAACTTTGGGTAATGTTATATGTTTTTTGGGTCATTCTATGgtacatattatttattattattttataggtATCTTATGTACAAAATCTTAATTAactattgatttattattacaaaaaaatattaaataagaaTATCTTATATTAACATTTAATATtgtatcttttatatatatatatatatatatatatatatataaagagattAGATAGACATGATAACCTCTAAAAATGTCGAATATTGTATGTCATAGTTATCTTAAATTCTAGTGTCCGGTTAATGTGTACCCTAAGGATATAAATAAAgtcatctatttttgaaaacattttcttagaatttgaaaaaactgtcaatacttttttaattctcgagaaattttttttcaaaaatgaaaattattgtgtgcccttagggcacacattagcaaaatcctaAATTCTATTAAGATTTTCTAAAAACTAATATGGTTGATTGGACGGAAATTAAGTATAGCtcctaaatgaaaaatattatatttttcaataaaatttaaacatatatttaCATGGATCAATAAAATACAAACTATATTATCTTTTTAAaggataataaaatttaattcaacTATATGTTTAAATCTAATTGAAGAAACTAGTGTATTATACTTTAAaaactgtacctaaattttatcCTTGGTGATAAAACCCATCTCTCTTCCTTTGAACAATTTTATTATACTAACTTAATTATGATGGTCTATAATTttatacacaataatttccatTGCAGCTGTAGTTGGGCAAGGGTTTGTTGCTAAGGAAATAACCTTTCGTAACACAGCCGGACCAAGCAAGTACCAAGCTGTGGCTGTACGAAATGGGGCTGACCTGTCCACATTTTATAAATGCAGTTTTGAAGGCTATCAAGACACATTATATACCCATTCTCTTAGGCAATTTTATAAAGAATGTGATATTTATGGTACAATTGATTTCATATTTGGCAATGCAGCAGTTGTGTTCCAAGATTGCAACATTTATCTACGACTTCCATTACATGGCCAGTACAATGTTATCACTGCGCAAGGCAAAACAGATCCAAATCAAAATACTGGGACTTCCATACATCTTTGTAGCATTAGAGCAGCTGAGGAATTAAATGGAACAGAAACATATCTAGGAAGGCCATGGAAGGAGTATTCAACAACTGTTTATATACAATCTTTTATGGATAACCTAATTAATCCTTTAGGTTGGCACACATGGAATGACACTGACTTTGCTCTTGATACATTATATTATGGGGAATATGATAACACGGGGCCAGGATCAGACACTAGCAGCCGAGTTACATGGCCTGGTTACCATGTCATGAATGAAGATGAGGCGAATCAGTTCACTGTTTGCAATTTTATTCAAGGAGATGAATGGTTGCCTGCAACACAAGGGCCTTACACTTGTGGTTTAGTATAAGTTGCAGTTTGAGATCCTTCAATATCTCTCTTTAATATTGTACTTGTAGCTACTTTTCTATTATCATTTCAATAATATCCGATCCTAGATTTGGATGGTGTACTCAAAGCAACTTTCATCTCTAGCTACCAtattctttcttcttgctttttcagtttttggtgGAGACCAGATTAAATCAATAAGCCCTTCAATACTTTAATAACTTCTTTTTGGGTTAAGCGATCATCAAGCACTTAATAATTCTACagtcaaataatttttataaatatctcATAGATGTTGAAATGATAAGTTGTAGAtggtaaataataaaatgatgttaATGGTGGATTAAGatgaaaatcaatgaaaaattaCTATAAAACTACCGTTAGACATACTTGGAACTATTTTTATGAGTTTCTCTGTGAGTTTTAAGTGTGTAGAGGCACACTTATTTCAACATATATATGGGGTAAGAAGTTTCAGTGTAAATTGGAGCCTCTTGGTTTTCTCTATGGAACCATTCTTCTAGGTACacaaataattttacaaaagatttaataCCTACTTAGGTTGCAAGTTGTTAATAGTAAGTAAAAAGTAATGTCAATTATGGGTATAATGAGAATCTATAAAAATTAGCCAACTCAAccgttgtgaaaaatattatgtaaattATTGTATTCCTAACATTATTCTTCTTTGGAAAGCGTAGGCCCTGGAGGCCCTATGCTCAACAAGGATACTTAATATTATAAAAGATTACCTCGCTTCTGGTCGGCAaatatatattctcttttttcctctttaacAAATAATTTTGCCCATGTCTAGTTACCTgtgacaggaaaaaaaaaaaaaaaaaaagtgcctcagctttttaaataatattgatTCTATTGTGcactttttcttcatttatttgtattgttatttattaattcaataaaaggaacaaaagaaaaggacCTTAAAGGTATTGACTAGGCCGTAATTGTATTAGAAAACTGCTAAGCCCTAATGTATCTAGGTTGCTACTGTTAGTTTAAagaattaatattaaaattttgataattaattttaGGATCATAACCCACATAATCATAGATTTTAATAAGAAGAAACCACCGCACACTCTTAACATAATAAGTAGGAAAACAAagactaaacttttttttttagagaatttcaacATATGGCGTCCacttctgatgatagctctttatcatcagactaaaacaccaatcggtttttggtgtaagcgggGATTGAAtcttagatctcttatttaattatcagagactttattagttgaactaactgaaacccaccaaAGATTGAACTTTAAGTATTCAGGAAGGAGTTAACCATGatttttagagatttttcatttttttttttttaaaacctgcAAAATGCTAAACAGCTAAAGTAGCAGAATTAAACCACTACCATGAATTCCAATCCTATGGTTTGCACATTTTGATGGagcctaaaaaaataaaatataaaaaatcataaaatctcccaaaattttgatttttcttagaAGGGCATTGTATAATTCAAAACCTGTGGGCTCTGATAATTTCTACGGCACCTTCTCATTGGCTTTAAACTCTGTTAgggtaatattttatgtaattggctaatcttttgacaaaatgcattttacttgtaattgggtagatctaaatTGGTTTTAATACATCAAGAAATATATTGTTCAAGAATATCAAGTGTTCGTATTAAAggacatgaagattgatccaagaaataagtaaataaaagttgatcattaagtctcgatagatagcttgaTAGGCGACTACAATCGAGACTTACTATGAAGCTCAATAGATGGCTCGACACATCCtcaatctatcgagaattacgatttcaaaatttttaggtTTGAAATTTGGCCCAgacttatgtattttttttagggtttcttttctcacaaccctaaacatatataaggcttattttaagagccgtcgCATATGGATACTGAGACTAAGAGATTTATTTTCTCTGtgagaagctactgcgtttATACGccataaggttttgtaaccaagtgtttCTTGATCTTCACTGTTGATGAAGTGAATAACTTTACAACTAACAACATCATTCAAGTTATTGgaattagtcacgtactaggatccatgcaaagggttagtcacaaattagAGATTTGTATATCAAGGGAAAAAATGCTACTACAAGATCGAGTTCAATTAAGTATTGAAgcgaaggttcaactgtaggttggtattttgagaTAAGCTAGGGTAGTAGtaagatttcttatacttgtaaccgtttgattattgattagtggatttttgggagtagtgaccttaaattcacccggtgtagtttttgccttgcgagaggttttccccatttgtcaacaaatcaccgtgtcaatttattttttgctgcatttagtttatttagtAATTTGTTGATGCCTTCAcgatttgcatgcaattgaatctaattaatcttgggtaattgaattaattaattagggttaaactatcttaacccaacaaacTTTGCCAATGGTTTTTGCTTGTTACTTTGTCCAGCAGCCTTCAATCCTCGGGTTTCCATCAATGACACAAGattgttctctttctttatgATCTGTTTCGATTGAggaggagagagggagagtggAGTAGAATTGGCATAATGATTTTCCTTGTTACTTTCTCCACTGACCTATAGTCATCATGCAACTTATAATTTTTAGCTATTTCAACACCCATTGGCATTTTGGGATTGTAGACAAAGATTCCATTAATTATCTTTTGCCAGCAAGTTAGCTGAGTACTTCTTTGATGAGTGTGTGCAAAAATGTGTGTCAGAAAATTTCCACCCCTATCTTGATATAGCATTTGCGGAATTTAGCctcaaaccaattttttttttttttactttcaaaaaaagaataatgtgTCAACATTCACAAACTGTTGTGTTTGTTCCTTTCACAATTACAGCATGCTAAGACGTGCGAAATGCTTTAAGGAAAAAATAGTGAAGTTCCATTCCGCAAAGAAGACTGTAAAACCTTAAATGACATATGCAAATCTCAACTAAATGCAGTCTTTATAGAAACAATGAAATGTGGATCCTGCTTCAACATTCCACTTCATGTGGATCGTAGTTTCATGGCATACAAAAAGCATGATATGTGTTAACCTAATTTTGAATATTGTATCATATATATACCACTTCTTCGGTGAAGACATAAAACATTCACAAAAAAGCACATGCCAGTTTCATGTCCCTAGGTGTCAGATCAAATTAATCCTTCCGAACATCAAACCATTCATCTTCATCCTTATTAGGTTTAGGATATTCTGTTTGCGAAGGCTCTTGACCCCATTCATCAACTTCTTTAGAGGGTAGACTGGTAGAGGGTTTTCTTCATCATAGTTCAAGTAATCCTTCTGTGTAGGGTTCTTATTGACGAGCTCCTGTTTTCAAGGGAGAGCACAACCCTGATAAGAATTGTAGTCTGCACAATGCCATAAGAGCATGTTCCAGTGGGGGTCCTGCCAAAAattaacccccaaaaaaaaaaaaaaaaaaaaaaaaaaaccactaggCATTAGCAATGTAAATAACTAACTCCTGTATATGTTGGTATGAAAGCTCAATCAATTCAATTACTTGATGAGATGGAAAATACAACACGTGTAAGTTTATAACATCAGATTTTGGTCTTAaatcatatcaaaattttttgacatGTTCATGAATACCATTCTTTTAACTATCCACATTGCTATTCTACCTAAAGAAATCTTGATTCTCCATTGGTTTTGAAAAGGGggtaaaaaaaaaccatttaaaccttttctttttaattaacaCAAAAAGTAGATGAGGGTTGCAAGAATAGTACTCCTCTTAAGAGTCATTTCCTAGCTCATTGGTAGGAAGTGCTGCAAACAACAGAGCAGTAGAATAAGCAGCACATTCAGGGCATGCCATGTCCATAATTAATTTATTCACTCAGATTGAAACTTGTTATATAATTCTAAATGAAATATCAGTAAAGCCTTTTGCAAAATTACATATCAATTATAAATGATATTGAAATGTCATGGGAATTTCGAAGGCAGCACCCAGATTGGATTTTCAAGTTGATAATTGAAGGTAAATTGCTGGATGAAACTCCATTAAACATGTTAATATATGGTACTCATCAATAATGTCAGTTATATTTTGTACttctacaaggctcttggctagAGGACATTGACTGTTACCATCAGGTTTTGTTCAAAGTAATGTGTGGGTTTCCTTAAATTTGCCTCATCTCAAAAAACAACTTGCATTTTAGAAAAGGCATTACCTTGTTGATGATGTGCAGTGTGGATTCCCAATTATGACCAACAAAGATATAGCACAAGTTACAACCACATTAAACCTTCTTGGATTGCGagaaaaacccaaacaatacactctcatttatataatatttaaaaactgaacAGTAGTATTTATTCTTATCACACTCTTGTTAAGTCACATCAGTATAACATTTTAGTTCATAGTTCGGTTCATTCACATTTCAGTTTGTTCAATGACTTTGGTCCTGTTCAGTGCATTTCAGTCCACTTAGGTCCATTTCGGTCTATTCAATCCGTATCGGTCCATTCATTCCGTGTCAGTCTACTTCAGTCTGTTTTGTTCACTTTGGTCAATTTCAGTCCACTTTAATAATACATTGAGAAGAGTGGTTTGTATAGAAAGAGTATCCACTTCATTGACAATTATTTCACATTCTCAGTATAATGTTGATAggcttttgataaaatttcatttttcttatgttattaaagtcttatattttttttcctaatgtaAGCGAtatatttacttatatttgcttttctttttaggTCATTTAAGATATATAGAGGATGAATAATTTGTAAATAGTATTAGAAACAAATTCCAACTGCAcattatattatttacaaaatatctcaccttatataataattgaatgaaaaatgtattatattttcttgaagaaaaagaagaataaacttaacaaattttacattttcacttaacaaatatagataacttaatttaaaaattttaatataatttattaattatattttgttaaaaaataatcgCATCTTTTTAAGAATAATCTACTAACACTTAAAATTCTcttatactatttttatttttcatatttgtatCTAATTACAAACCAGACAGTAGATAAGATATAATAATgactttcttctcttttccttgTAATTGTTCAACACTTCCAACCTTGATATCTGTCATCTCCAAGTTTTCGAGGGTGATCTTTAGTTTACACTTTCtgcctataaataaataaataaataaaataatctcctaaaaaattaattttacatAGAAGGCCTGTGTCAAACTGTTTAATGAAAGTATGAAACGGAAATTCATTGAAGCATAAAACTCTCAAAACCAAAGGGCATTTTCGGAATTCCATCctctagagaaaaaaaaagatctctCCCGCCACTCAACTATATTTATAACTGTTTTACCAGACTCCCAACACCAACAAAACAAACCAAACTCCAAACCCCTCTCCAAAATCAATCAACTGTCTCCCTAAAGACTCCCCCGAAACTCCCAACCATGATCACCACCATGGCTCTGCAGCTCATTGTTCTCGCTCTCAGTGTCACCTCCACGCTCCTCCTCACCGTGGCggccccaccaccaccaccgcagCCATTGCCACCGCCTTCAGGTTGCTCCGACGAGCTTGTTC
It encodes the following:
- the LOC126689477 gene encoding pectinesterase-like; the protein is MTMASKLSPLCNTFLLFMLFSCSPSLASSSTSPSTICNSTPHPSFCKSNLPPHELSTIHDYGWYFLHQSLSSAKDFLSLVKSYPIFHSSYSKPTVHALKDCQLLADLNVDFLSKTFQTISSTKSLNSMQTKDLHTLLSATLTNQETCSDGLQELTSELDSSLKNGLLGPLSNGTKLHSISLALFKHGWVPKINPESFPWPTEKKHIMFPNMEKIMKGLLPLKLSISGRRLLQTTFGNVLASQTVFVNPDGSGDFTTINDAVAAAPEKTDISDGYFVIYIAAGVYNEYVSVDSNKHYLMMIGEGIGRTVITGDHNYVDGSSTFDSATFAVVGQGFVAKEITFRNTAGPSKYQAVAVRNGADLSTFYKCSFEGYQDTLYTHSLRQFYKECDIYGTIDFIFGNAAVVFQDCNIYLRLPLHGQYNVITAQGKTDPNQNTGTSIHLCSIRAAEELNGTETYLGRPWKEYSTTVYIQSFMDNLINPLGWHTWNDTDFALDTLYYGEYDNTGPGSDTSSRVTWPGYHVMNEDEANQFTVCNFIQGDEWLPATQGPYTCGLV